A stretch of the Poseidonibacter parvus genome encodes the following:
- a CDS encoding transglutaminase-like cysteine peptidase yields MKQIIMLIFIIFTISNSYAYEFKLNKKDYEYINNSSKKKFIENRLGKYQTLKEKVIDYELIRKLSHVNSFINKIFSKQDIDSKSSLDHWATPKEFLLQGHGDCEDYAISKYFTLLELNIPKEKLYFGVVKVKGSTTAHMVLMYLENKNSTPLVLDNLSFRVIPLTKRKKLIPKFAFNEIDAYKFTKERFTQKVKVNWGKEDKWNKLLKRVYKLKE; encoded by the coding sequence ATGAAACAAATAATTATGCTTATTTTTATAATATTTACTATTAGCAATTCTTACGCCTATGAGTTTAAACTAAATAAAAAAGATTATGAATATATAAACAACTCTTCAAAAAAGAAATTTATTGAAAATAGACTAGGTAAATATCAAACTTTAAAAGAAAAAGTTATTGATTATGAATTAATAAGAAAGCTCTCTCATGTAAATTCATTTATAAATAAAATATTTTCTAAACAAGATATTGATTCAAAGTCATCTCTTGATCATTGGGCAACACCAAAGGAATTTTTATTACAAGGTCATGGAGATTGTGAAGATTATGCTATTTCAAAATACTTCACACTTTTAGAGTTAAATATACCAAAAGAAAAACTATACTTTGGCGTTGTAAAAGTAAAAGGTTCAACTACTGCACATATGGTATTAATGTATTTAGAAAATAAAAACTCAACTCCATTAGTATTAGATAATTTAAGCTTTAGAGTAATTCCTCTGACAAAAAGAAAAAAACTTATTCCAAAATTTGCTTTTAATGAAATTGATGCTTATAAATTTACAAAAGAGAGATTTACACAAAAAGTAAAAGTCAACTGGGGAAAAGAAGATAAATGGAATAAATTACTAAAAAGAGTTTATAAACTTAAAGAGTAA
- a CDS encoding aminotransferase class IV encodes MQEYFETIKCDDYEIFNLDYHCKRIANTIALNINLSEYIYPPSNKLLKCKVIYDESGILDVQYDEYKKRQIKSFKIIYDDNISYSKKTVNRDELNKLFNQRQNSDEIIIIKNNIVTDTSIANIAILYEGTWITSKSYLLKGTTRSRYLNETQIIEKDITLEMLKKAEKIALMNAMIDFDEISDYSLSL; translated from the coding sequence ATGCAAGAATATTTTGAAACAATAAAATGCGATGATTATGAAATATTTAATCTTGATTATCATTGTAAGAGAATTGCAAATACAATAGCTTTAAATATTAATCTTAGTGAATATATTTATCCTCCATCAAATAAGTTATTAAAATGTAAAGTAATTTATGATGAAAGTGGAATATTAGATGTTCAATATGATGAATATAAAAAAAGACAAATTAAATCTTTTAAAATAATTTATGATGATAATATTTCATATTCAAAAAAAACTGTAAATAGAGATGAGTTAAATAAGCTATTTAATCAAAGACAAAATAGTGATGAAATCATAATTATTAAGAATAATATTGTAACAGATACAAGTATTGCAAATATAGCAATTTTATATGAAGGTACATGGATTACTTCAAAGTCATATTTGTTAAAGGGAACTACAAGAAGTAGATATTTAAATGAAACCCAAATTATAGAAAAAGATATAACTTTAGAAATGTTAAAAAAAGCAGAAAAAATTGCATTAATGAATGCAATGATAGATTTTGATGAAATAAGTGATTACTCTTTAAGTTTATAA
- a CDS encoding aminodeoxychorismate synthase component I, whose translation MQNKELEKKLNELGSLKEPFLFVISYDLKKFYVKELSKIPKGIKFEINTNISSKIKHKTKIEKYPISFKKYEKKFDFLQEQIKMGNTYLSNLTARTKIKTEYSLDEIYEKVNAKFKLRFKNENENFVCFSPERFIEIKKNKISTYPMKGTIDASIANAQAKILGDIKEMAEHTMVVDLLRNDLAIVSSKVRVDKFRYIDKINAGDKKLLQVSSKISGHLEDNWNENIGTILTSLLPAGSITGTPKKKTIEIIEEIEEYDREFYTGIFGIFDGKNLDSSVMIRFIQEDENAQKYYKSGGGITCDSSVKDEYQELLDKIYLPF comes from the coding sequence TTGCAAAATAAAGAACTAGAAAAAAAACTTAATGAATTAGGCTCTTTAAAAGAGCCTTTTTTGTTTGTAATCTCTTATGATTTAAAAAAATTTTATGTAAAAGAACTTTCAAAAATTCCAAAAGGAATAAAATTTGAAATAAATACTAATATTTCTTCAAAAATAAAACATAAAACTAAAATAGAAAAATATCCTATTAGCTTTAAAAAGTATGAAAAAAAGTTTGATTTTTTACAAGAACAAATAAAAATGGGAAATACTTATCTTTCAAATTTAACTGCTAGAACAAAAATAAAAACAGAATATTCTCTTGATGAAATTTATGAAAAAGTAAATGCAAAATTTAAATTAAGATTTAAAAATGAAAATGAAAACTTTGTTTGTTTCTCACCTGAACGTTTTATTGAAATTAAAAAAAATAAAATATCAACATATCCTATGAAAGGGACAATTGATGCATCAATTGCAAATGCTCAAGCAAAAATTTTAGGTGATATAAAAGAAATGGCTGAGCACACTATGGTTGTTGATTTATTAAGAAATGATTTAGCAATAGTTTCTTCAAAAGTTAGAGTTGATAAGTTCAGGTACATTGATAAAATAAATGCAGGAGATAAAAAACTACTACAAGTAAGTTCTAAAATCTCTGGACATTTAGAAGATAATTGGAATGAAAATATTGGAACAATTCTTACCTCTTTATTACCAGCTGGCTCAATTACAGGAACTCCAAAGAAAAAAACTATAGAAATCATAGAAGAAATTGAAGAGTATGATAGAGAGTTCTATACAGGTATTTTTGGTATTTTTGATGGAAAGAATCTTGATTCTTCTGTAATGATTAGATTTATTCAAGAAGATGAGAATGCTCAAAAATATTATAAAAGTGGTGGTGGAATTACTTGTGATTCAAGTGTAAAAGATGAGTACCAAGAACTGCTTGATAAAATATATTTACCCTTCTAA
- a CDS encoding aspartate carbamoyltransferase catalytic subunit: MQHLIRTADFSVEEIIELFKDAKEFKNMKSNKILDGKIIVTLFFENSTRTRSAFEIAAKRLGAEVVSLDVGTSSRSKGETIFDTVANINAMKPDAIIMRHSDCGLPGTLVEHVDCPIINAGDGKHAHPTQALLDLYTIREHFNDDIEGKKIAIVGDVRTSRVAGSNRRLLPRFGMEVVFVAPDCFKAEHNEHKQYDNIREIIDEVDVVMSLRTQLERHNEIFFESIQEYANDYCITSETFGNRDILLLHPGPVNRNVDISDEMLKDPRNKILEQVTNGVAVRMAILKKLVK; encoded by the coding sequence ATGCAGCATTTAATTAGAACAGCCGATTTTAGTGTAGAAGAGATTATTGAACTTTTCAAGGATGCCAAAGAGTTTAAAAATATGAAATCTAATAAAATTTTAGATGGTAAAATAATAGTTACACTATTTTTTGAAAACTCAACTCGTACACGAAGTGCTTTTGAAATTGCTGCAAAAAGATTAGGAGCTGAAGTAGTTTCTTTAGATGTTGGAACATCTTCAAGAAGCAAAGGTGAAACTATTTTTGACACAGTTGCAAATATTAATGCAATGAAACCTGATGCAATTATTATGAGACATAGTGATTGTGGATTACCTGGAACTTTAGTTGAGCATGTTGATTGCCCAATTATAAATGCAGGTGATGGAAAACATGCTCATCCTACACAAGCCTTACTAGACCTTTATACAATTAGAGAACATTTTAATGATGATATTGAAGGTAAAAAAATAGCAATTGTTGGAGATGTAAGAACTTCAAGAGTAGCAGGTTCAAATAGAAGGTTACTTCCAAGATTTGGTATGGAAGTAGTTTTTGTTGCACCTGATTGTTTTAAAGCTGAACATAATGAGCACAAGCAATATGATAATATTCGTGAAATCATTGATGAAGTTGATGTTGTTATGAGTTTAAGAACTCAACTTGAAAGACATAATGAAATTTTCTTTGAATCAATTCAAGAATATGCAAATGATTATTGTATTACTAGTGAAACATTTGGTAATAGAGATATTTTATTATTACATCCAGGTCCTGTAAATAGAAATGTTGATATTTCTGATGAAATGTTAAAGGATCCCCGAAATAAAATTTTAGAACAAGTAACAAATGGTGTTGCAGTTAGAATGGCAATTCTTAAAAAACTAGTAAAATAA
- a CDS encoding fatty acid cis/trans isomerase: protein MKLHLLFLIFITFLFTACSIKPLEPIKFESVNKKISFVDDIKPILDNRCVSCHSCYNSPCQLKLSSFEGLQRGSTKEDIYANRLSAANPTRLFTDAINEKQWREKGFFSIADKIKDSDESIMMRYLFQKEKNPLNIGEYSPETDELSCAKDKDELNEFFNDNPHKGMPYGFPALEKNEYNLLLTWLKQGYKDDSIKNIIPKKEQIQISKFEKFLNNNSLKHKVSARYIYEHLFLAHISFDDKSENFYELVRSKTPSGKDIEIIATKFPYDKVQGEFFYRFRKIESTIVHKTHMVYSLNDKKLLRYKELFIDKKWDINPYPTSYDPKIAANALKVFEQIPAQSRYEFMLDNIHYTIMTYIRGPVCKGQVALNVIQDHFWVMFMDPKYDVSINDKFFLHDNIENLFIPNQYGDNPSILKTATILDNYDLAKKYQKNKSEIYKRYYPKGLDLNSIWKGNKNSNDSILTIYRHFDSASVHKGALGNIPKTLWVIDYPLLERIYYSLVAGFDVFGNTPHQLLVRKHMDRLRIEGESNFLEYLPKESRTNYFNSWYQGWLASQLSVYIPSQVQSKIKYETKNYKEEFIEKVFDYTKVEKDSINYINTDYVASKIKEKYTTKEEIEETLKTLTLPNSSKLIETFTGSKANLAHIRIKMNDGKDLVYSMVINRWHKNVALLFSEESRLDASKDTINYIKGFVGSYPNAYAEVKQDDLKDFFNLLKNYNDSVLDKKEILKYVINRANPDFWKSFDWFNEEFKKRDSLNYGLMDLNRYISKAINQ, encoded by the coding sequence ATGAAACTTCACTTACTTTTTTTAATTTTTATTACATTTCTTTTTACTGCTTGTTCTATCAAACCACTTGAACCAATAAAGTTTGAAAGTGTTAATAAAAAGATTTCTTTTGTTGATGATATTAAACCAATACTTGATAATAGATGTGTTTCATGTCACTCTTGTTATAACTCACCTTGTCAATTAAAACTATCATCTTTTGAAGGTCTTCAAAGAGGTTCTACAAAAGAAGATATTTATGCAAATAGATTAAGTGCAGCAAATCCTACAAGATTATTTACAGATGCAATAAATGAAAAACAATGGAGAGAAAAAGGTTTTTTCTCTATTGCTGATAAAATAAAAGACTCTGATGAATCTATAATGATGAGATACTTATTTCAAAAAGAAAAAAATCCTCTAAACATAGGAGAGTATTCTCCTGAAACTGATGAATTATCATGTGCAAAAGATAAAGATGAGTTAAATGAGTTTTTTAATGATAATCCACATAAAGGAATGCCTTATGGTTTTCCTGCACTTGAAAAAAATGAGTACAATCTTCTTTTAACTTGGTTAAAACAAGGATATAAAGATGATAGTATAAAAAATATTATTCCTAAAAAAGAACAAATACAAATATCAAAATTTGAAAAATTCTTAAATAATAATAGCTTAAAACATAAAGTAAGTGCTAGATATATTTATGAACATCTGTTTTTAGCTCATATTTCTTTTGATGATAAAAGCGAAAACTTTTATGAATTAGTTCGTTCAAAAACTCCTAGTGGAAAAGATATAGAAATTATTGCTACAAAATTTCCTTATGATAAAGTCCAAGGAGAATTTTTCTATAGATTTAGAAAAATAGAGTCTACAATTGTTCATAAAACTCATATGGTTTATAGCCTTAATGACAAAAAACTTTTAAGATATAAAGAACTATTTATAGATAAAAAATGGGATATTAATCCCTATCCAACATCTTACGACCCTAAAATTGCAGCTAATGCTTTAAAAGTTTTTGAACAAATCCCTGCACAAAGTAGATATGAATTTATGCTTGATAATATTCACTATACAATTATGACATATATTAGAGGTCCTGTTTGTAAAGGTCAAGTAGCTCTTAATGTAATACAAGATCACTTCTGGGTTATGTTTATGGATCCAAAATATGATGTATCAATCAATGATAAGTTCTTTTTACATGATAATATTGAAAATTTATTTATCCCAAATCAATACGGTGATAATCCAAGTATTTTGAAAACTGCCACAATTTTAGATAATTATGATTTAGCAAAAAAATACCAAAAAAATAAATCAGAAATATATAAAAGGTATTATCCAAAAGGATTAGATTTAAACTCTATTTGGAAGGGTAATAAAAATAGTAATGACTCAATTTTGACTATATACAGACACTTTGATTCAGCATCTGTTCATAAAGGTGCTTTAGGAAATATTCCTAAAACATTATGGGTAATTGATTATCCACTATTAGAAAGAATCTATTACTCTTTAGTTGCAGGGTTTGATGTTTTTGGGAATACTCCTCACCAACTATTAGTTAGAAAACATATGGACAGATTAAGAATTGAAGGAGAGAGTAATTTTTTAGAATATCTTCCAAAAGAGTCTAGAACAAACTATTTTAATTCTTGGTATCAAGGTTGGTTAGCATCTCAATTAAGTGTTTATATTCCATCACAAGTTCAAAGTAAAATAAAATATGAAACAAAAAACTATAAAGAAGAGTTTATTGAAAAAGTATTTGACTATACAAAGGTAGAAAAAGATTCAATAAATTACATAAATACAGATTATGTAGCAAGTAAAATAAAAGAAAAATATACAACAAAAGAAGAGATTGAAGAGACATTAAAAACTTTAACCCTCCCAAATTCTTCAAAATTGATAGAAACTTTTACAGGTTCAAAAGCTAATCTTGCGCATATTAGAATTAAAATGAATGATGGAAAAGATTTAGTTTATTCTATGGTAATAAATAGGTGGCATAAAAATGTTGCTTTATTATTTTCAGAAGAATCAAGGCTTGATGCTTCAAAGGACACAATTAATTATATAAAAGGATTTGTAGGTTCTTACCCAAATGCATATGCTGAAGTAAAACAAGATGATTTAAAAGATTTCTTCAATCTTTTAAAAAACTATAATGATTCTGTTTTAGATAAAAAAGAGATCTTAAAATATGTTATAAATAGAGCTAATCCTGATTTTTGGAAAAGCTTTGATTGGTTTAATGAAGAATTTAAAAAACGTGATAGTCTAAATTATGGATTAATGGATTTAAATAGATATATAAGTAAAGCAATTAATCAATAG
- a CDS encoding aspartate aminotransferase family protein, which yields MIEQIDKEYVLQTYARNYVNFKKGINATLFDENEKDYIDFTAGIAVVSVGHGNKRVADAIYKQVSNITHMSNLYAIEPQALLAKKIAQFSNMDIKIFFSNSGAEANEGAIKIARKYGQTQFEKKRYKVITLTHSFHGRTITTVKATGQKAMHTQNFEPYPEGFSYNHSIKDVYDAIDDETAAVMIELVQGEGGVQPLDKKEVQDLANYLKERKILLIVDEVQTGIYRTGEFLASNLYEITPDIVTLAKGLGGGVPIGAVLTTHKDILTYGDHGSTFGGNFLSTTAALEVLDILEETKNSGALDETIIHFQNKLSEVYEKFTNLFTKEVGLGLMRGLRVKDGETLTQIINEAFTQGVLVLKAGKHTLRLLPPLTISKEEINEGFKRLENALSKIK from the coding sequence ATGATTGAACAAATAGATAAAGAATACGTATTACAAACATATGCAAGAAATTATGTTAATTTCAAAAAAGGTATAAATGCAACACTTTTTGATGAAAATGAAAAAGATTATATAGATTTCACAGCAGGTATTGCTGTAGTTTCAGTTGGACATGGAAATAAAAGAGTTGCTGATGCTATTTATAAGCAAGTTAGTAATATCACACATATGTCAAATCTTTATGCAATTGAACCACAGGCGCTATTAGCTAAAAAAATTGCCCAATTTTCAAATATGGATATAAAAATATTCTTTTCAAATTCAGGAGCAGAAGCAAATGAAGGTGCCATTAAAATTGCAAGAAAATATGGACAAACTCAATTTGAAAAGAAAAGATATAAAGTAATCACTTTAACACACTCTTTTCATGGAAGAACAATAACAACTGTAAAAGCAACTGGCCAAAAAGCTATGCATACACAAAATTTTGAACCATACCCTGAAGGGTTTTCTTATAATCACAGTATAAAAGATGTTTATGATGCAATTGATGATGAAACTGCTGCTGTTATGATTGAGCTAGTTCAAGGTGAAGGTGGAGTTCAACCTTTAGATAAAAAAGAAGTTCAAGATTTAGCTAATTATTTAAAAGAAAGAAAGATTCTATTAATAGTTGATGAAGTTCAAACAGGTATTTACAGAACTGGTGAATTTCTAGCTTCAAATCTTTATGAAATTACACCTGATATTGTTACATTAGCAAAAGGTTTAGGAGGAGGAGTTCCTATTGGTGCTGTCTTAACAACACATAAAGATATTTTAACATATGGAGATCATGGATCTACATTTGGAGGAAATTTCTTAAGTACAACAGCCGCTCTTGAAGTTCTTGATATTTTAGAAGAAACTAAAAATTCTGGAGCTTTAGATGAAACTATAATTCATTTCCAAAATAAACTAAGTGAAGTTTACGAAAAATTTACAAACTTATTTACAAAAGAAGTTGGTCTTGGTTTAATGAGAGGACTAAGAGTAAAAGATGGCGAAACATTAACTCAAATAATTAATGAAGCATTTACGCAAGGTGTTTTAGTTTTAAAAGCAGGAAAACATACATTAAGATTATTACCTCCTTTGACAATTTCAAAAGAAGAAATTAATGAAGGATTTAAAAGGTTAGAAAATGCACTTTCAAAAATCAAATAA
- a CDS encoding TolC family protein: MHFQKSNNIKLLLCSLISINLFANEFSLNNQEILSDTRKKSIDLSQEKANEDSEKLKKDWVNPITYNYTKNFGEEYKNEKSVISIDQPIFRSGGIYEAIKYANSTQKYANLEISQQRKELIYTATNHLFLIKKTDLNIQKAKLSLMNAKIDVTRKKEQVLNGFLDSSYLDNALLTQNEAKHSLVDLKYQKQELINNFNNISSKDYTNFSLPTLKIFNEKEYLDNNIEIKKAQADIEKKDHFKGVTQANYLPSLSAFYTYTNNHFKDGISSLDDNSQTYGLRVTVPFDIRTFNDIESKKLDYLKSKVDLQNKITDEKTYFKSKLEKISMLDDRINITKEDLNIYDSILSIIYEEKEAQLKTQSDLDTLQNSQKIKVIDLKTYEIDKQIELLSVYTKLHN, from the coding sequence ATGCACTTTCAAAAATCAAATAATATTAAACTACTATTATGTAGTTTAATATCTATAAATTTATTTGCAAATGAGTTCTCTTTAAATAATCAAGAAATTTTATCTGACACTAGAAAAAAGAGTATTGATTTATCACAAGAAAAAGCTAATGAAGATAGTGAAAAACTCAAAAAAGATTGGGTAAATCCAATTACATATAACTATACAAAAAACTTTGGAGAAGAGTATAAAAATGAAAAATCTGTTATTTCTATTGATCAGCCTATTTTTAGAAGTGGTGGAATTTATGAAGCTATTAAATATGCAAACTCTACACAAAAATATGCAAACCTAGAAATATCACAGCAAAGAAAAGAGTTGATTTATACTGCAACTAATCATCTTTTTTTAATAAAAAAAACAGACTTAAATATACAAAAAGCTAAGCTTTCTTTAATGAATGCAAAAATTGATGTTACAAGAAAAAAAGAGCAAGTTCTAAATGGCTTTTTAGATAGTTCATATTTAGATAATGCACTTTTAACTCAAAATGAAGCTAAGCATTCTTTAGTTGATTTAAAATATCAAAAACAAGAATTAATAAATAACTTCAATAATATTTCATCAAAAGATTATACAAATTTTTCTCTGCCAACATTAAAAATATTTAATGAAAAAGAGTATTTAGATAATAATATTGAAATTAAAAAAGCACAAGCAGATATAGAAAAGAAAGATCACTTCAAAGGTGTAACACAAGCAAATTATTTACCTAGTTTAAGTGCTTTTTATACATATACAAATAATCATTTTAAAGATGGTATTTCATCATTAGATGACAATTCTCAAACTTATGGATTAAGAGTTACTGTACCTTTTGATATAAGAACCTTTAATGATATTGAAAGTAAAAAGCTTGATTATTTAAAATCAAAAGTTGATTTACAAAATAAAATTACTGATGAAAAAACTTACTTTAAATCAAAACTTGAAAAGATAAGTATGCTTGATGATAGAATAAATATTACTAAAGAAGATTTAAATATTTATGACTCAATTTTAAGTATAATTTATGAAGAAAAAGAAGCACAATTAAAAACACAAAGTGATTTGGATACTTTACAAAACTCTCAAAAAATTAAAGTGATTGATTTGAAAACTTATGAAATTGATAAGCAAATTGAATTATTAAGCGTATATACAAAGTTACACAACTAA
- the pyk gene encoding pyruvate kinase — MEKRTKILATLGPASHSIETIEGLIKAGANMFRLNFSHGSHEYHLDTLNNIRTAMKNLNTTVGVLQDISGPKVRVGDLKEPFELLRGDEITFLKEEIVGYKKEDKKYVVSINYPDILDKVKIDEYIYLYDGTIRAKVIQIEGEVIARIENHGILSSKKGVNFPNTVIDINVITKKDEKDIAWGVENNVDYFAISFVQNGNDMKRARELLNGYKGKLIAKIEKFDAVENIDDIIEQSDGLMVARGDLGIEVPYYDVPTIQKMLIKKANNVGMPVITATQMLLSMTQNERATRAEISDVANAVLDGTDVVMLSEESAVGEDPINVVETMSNIISKTEDIYNFDKQSKLEYLDEFDVIQATVTKLADDLNAKGILALTSSGKSAIKMSRYRPKTPILTFTHKKKVLNSLTAVWGVQPIGTIKEAHASKMFQKMLVSLEQKGLLQKEGPYVATVGYPVGMPGSTNTIKILTESEIEYYLNFKGKK, encoded by the coding sequence ATGGAAAAAAGAACAAAAATATTAGCAACTTTAGGCCCAGCAAGCCATAGCATAGAGACAATAGAAGGCTTAATCAAAGCAGGTGCAAATATGTTTAGATTAAACTTTTCTCATGGAAGTCATGAATATCACTTAGATACTTTAAATAATATTAGAACTGCTATGAAAAACCTTAATACAACAGTAGGAGTATTACAAGATATTTCAGGACCGAAAGTTAGAGTAGGGGATTTAAAAGAACCTTTTGAACTTTTACGTGGTGATGAAATCACTTTTCTAAAAGAAGAAATTGTAGGATATAAAAAAGAAGATAAAAAATATGTAGTTTCTATTAATTATCCTGATATTCTAGATAAAGTAAAAATAGATGAATATATTTACCTTTATGATGGAACTATTAGAGCAAAAGTAATTCAAATAGAAGGTGAAGTAATAGCTCGTATTGAAAACCATGGAATACTATCTTCAAAAAAAGGTGTAAATTTCCCAAATACAGTAATTGATATTAATGTAATTACAAAAAAAGATGAAAAAGATATTGCTTGGGGTGTAGAGAATAATGTAGATTACTTTGCAATCTCTTTTGTTCAAAATGGTAATGATATGAAAAGAGCAAGAGAACTTCTAAATGGCTATAAAGGTAAATTAATAGCAAAAATAGAGAAGTTTGATGCTGTTGAAAATATTGATGATATTATAGAACAATCTGATGGTCTAATGGTAGCACGTGGGGATTTAGGTATTGAAGTACCTTACTATGATGTGCCAACTATTCAAAAGATGCTAATTAAAAAAGCAAATAATGTAGGAATGCCTGTAATTACAGCAACACAAATGCTTTTATCAATGACACAAAATGAAAGAGCAACAAGAGCAGAAATATCTGATGTTGCAAATGCAGTTCTAGATGGAACAGATGTAGTAATGTTATCTGAAGAAAGTGCAGTTGGTGAAGATCCAATAAATGTAGTTGAAACAATGAGTAATATTATTTCAAAAACAGAAGATATTTATAACTTTGATAAACAAAGTAAATTAGAATACTTAGATGAATTTGATGTAATACAAGCAACTGTAACAAAATTAGCAGATGATTTAAATGCAAAAGGAATTCTAGCTCTAACAAGCTCAGGAAAATCAGCAATAAAAATGTCAAGATATAGACCAAAAACTCCAATCTTAACATTTACACATAAGAAAAAAGTATTAAATTCATTAACAGCAGTTTGGGGAGTACAACCAATAGGAACAATAAAAGAAGCACATGCCTCTAAAATGTTTCAAAAGATGTTAGTATCATTAGAGCAAAAAGGCTTACTTCAAAAAGAAGGACCTTATGTAGCAACAGTAGGGTATCCAGTAGGAATGCCAGGAAGTACAAATACAATTAAGATTTTAACTGAGTCTGAGATTGAATATTATTTGAATTTTAAGGGAAAGAAGTAG
- a CDS encoding OmpA family protein, translating to MKLNLKLMISSLVAATMISGCATGTGNPTIDDNQKAIIGTTLGALAGIALGNNVGGGSKSRNKVIGAVAGAAIGGAIGYSLDKQAKEVADSLNTNVNNNPNAVLDPNQDLIVSNTDNYVKIMFRDAMMFETNSATPTMSASSKISKVTSVLEKYPNTLVQVTGHTDSRGSHSYNKTLSEKRASNVGNIIYNAGVQNQIFSKGCSFDKPVAPNDNNTNMALNRRVEVYLYPNQESVIDTCK from the coding sequence ATGAAACTAAATTTAAAATTAATGATATCTTCTCTTGTAGCAGCTACTATGATAAGTGGATGTGCAACAGGAACAGGAAATCCAACTATTGACGATAATCAAAAAGCAATTATTGGTACAACTTTAGGAGCACTTGCAGGTATTGCACTTGGGAATAATGTTGGTGGAGGAAGCAAAAGTAGAAATAAAGTAATTGGTGCAGTTGCAGGTGCTGCAATTGGTGGAGCTATTGGTTATAGTTTAGATAAACAAGCAAAAGAAGTAGCTGATAGTTTAAATACAAATGTTAATAATAATCCAAATGCTGTTTTAGATCCAAATCAAGATTTAATTGTATCAAATACTGATAATTACGTAAAAATAATGTTCAGAGATGCAATGATGTTTGAAACAAACTCAGCAACTCCAACTATGAGTGCAAGCTCAAAAATTTCTAAAGTTACAAGTGTACTTGAAAAATATCCAAACACTTTAGTTCAAGTAACAGGTCATACAGATAGCAGAGGTTCTCATTCTTATAATAAAACTTTATCAGAAAAAAGAGCTTCAAATGTGGGTAATATTATTTATAATGCAGGGGTACAAAATCAAATCTTTTCAAAAGGGTGTTCTTTTGATAAACCTGTAGCTCCTAATGATAATAATACAAATATGGCTTTAAATAGAAGAGTTGAAGTTTACTTATATCCAAACCAAGAATCAGTAATCGACACTTGTAAATAA